The proteins below come from a single Corvus hawaiiensis isolate bCorHaw1 chromosome 20, bCorHaw1.pri.cur, whole genome shotgun sequence genomic window:
- the LOC125336241 gene encoding NADPH--cytochrome P450 reductase isoform X2: protein MGCVYSAPREEPAMARAAPVRDSSFIEKMKKTGRNIVVFYGSQTGTAEEFANRLSKDAHRYGLRGMAADPEEYDLSDLSRLSEIDKSLAVFCMATYGEGDPTDNAQDFYDWLQEADADLSGLRFAVFGLGNKTYEHFNAMGKYVDKRLEELGAQRIFELGLGDDDGNLEEDFITWREQFWPAVCEHFGVEATGEESSIRQYELVVHTDVNMNKVYTGEMGRLKSYENQKPPFDAKNPFLAQVTENRKLNEGGERHLMHLELDISNSKIRYESGDHVAVYPANDSSLVNQIGEILGTDLDTVMSLNNLDEESNKKHPFPCPTSYRTALTYYLDITNPPRTNVLYELAQYATDASEQERLRKMASSAAEGKALYLSWVVEARRNILAILQDMASLRPPMDHLCELLPRLQARYYSIASSSKVHPNSIHICAVTVEYETKTGRLNKGVATNWLKNKVPDQNGSSSLVPMYVRKSQFRLPFKPSTPVIMIGPGTGIAPFIGFIQERAWLKQQGKEVGETVLYYGCRHEHEDYLYREELARFQKEGVLTQLNVAFSRDQAEKVYVQHLLKKNKENVWKLIDEGMAHIYVCGDARNMARDVQNAFYEIVSEFGNMSQPQAVDYVKKLMTKGRYSLDVWS from the exons ATGGGCTGTGTGTACTCGGCCCCGCGGGAAGAGCCGGCCATGGCCAG agcagctccagtgagAGACAGCAGCTTCATcgagaagatgaagaagacg gGCCGAAATATAGTGGTTTTCTACGGTTCCCAGACGGGCACAGCAGAGGAGTTTGCCAATCGCCTCTCCAAAGATGCCCATCGTTATGGCCTCAGGGGCATGGCAGCAGATCCAGAGGAGTATGACCTG TCAGACCTGAGTCGCCTCTCTGAGATTGACAAATCCTTGGCtgtgttctgcatggccacctATGGAGAGGGGGATCCCACGGACAATGCCCAGGATTTCTACGACTGGCTGCAGGAGGCCGATGCCGACCTGTCGGGTCTCCGGTTTGCA GTCTTTGGGCTGGGGAACAAGACTTACGAGCACTTCAATGCCATGGGGAAGTACGTGGACAAGAGACTGGAGGAGCTCGGAGCCCAGCGCATCTTCGAGCTTGGGCTGGGAGATGACGATGGCAA CCTGGAAGAAGACTTCATCACCTGGAGAGAGCAGTTCTGGCCAGCAGTGTGTGAGCACTTCGGGGTGGAGGCTACAGGAGAAgagtccag cATCCGGCAGTACGAGCTGGTGGTGCACACAGATGTGAACATGAACAAAGTCTACACGGGGGAGATGGGCCGGCTCAAGAGCTACGAGAACCAGAAGCC CCCGTTTGATGCCAAGAACCCCTTCCTGGCTCAGGTTACAGAGAACCGCAAGCTGAACGAGGGTGGAGAGCGACACTTGATGCACCTGGAGCTGGATATCTCCAATTCCAAAATCAG gTACGAGTCCGGGGACCATGTGGCCGTGTACCCAGCCAACGACTCCTCCCTGGTGAACCAGATCGGTGAGATCCTGGGCACAGATCTGGACACTGTCATGTCCCTAAACAACTTGGACG AGGAATCCAACAAGAAGCATCCCTTCCCTTGCCCCACATCGTACCGGACAGCCCTGACTTACTACCTGGACATCACCAACCCTCCCCGCACCAACGTCCTGTACGAGCTGGCCCAGTACGCCACAGACGCCAGCGAGCAGGAGCGCCTCCGCAAAATGGCCTCGTCCGCTGCCGAGGGCAAG GCGCTGTACCTCAGCTGGGTGGTGGAGGCCCGCAGGAACATCCTGGCCATCCTGCAGGACATGGCCTCCCTGCGCCCCCCCATGGACCACCTGTGCGAGCTCCTGCCCCGCCTGCAGGCCCGCTACTACTCCATTGCCTCCTCCTCCAAG GTTCATCCCAATTCCATCCACATCTGTGCCGTGACAGTGGAGTATGAGACCAAGACAGGCCGCCTGAACAAAGGGGTGGCCACCAACTGGCTCAAGAACAAGGTGCCTGACCAGAAcgggagcagctccctggtgCCCATGTACGTCCGAAAGTCGCAGTTCCGGCTGCCCTTCAAGCCCAGCACGCCCGTGATCATGATTGGGCCGGGCACTGGCATCGCCCCCTTCATCGGCTTCATCCAGGAGCGGGCCTGGCTGAAGCAGCAAG GCAAAGAGGTGGGTGAGACGGTGCTGTACTATGGCTGCCGCCATGAGCACGAGGACTACCTGTACCGGGAGGAGCTGGCCCGCTTCCAGAAGGAGGGAGTCCTCACCCAGCTCAATGTGGCCTTCTCCAGGGACCAGGCTGAGAAG GTTTACGTCCAGCACTTACTGAAGAAGAACAAGGAAAACGTCTGGAAGCTGATTGATGAGGGAATGGCTCATATCTATGTGTGTGG CGACGCCCGGAACATGGCCCGGGACGTGCAGAATGCCTTCTACGAGATCGTGTCCGAGTTCGGGAACATGAGCCAGCCCCAGGCCGTGGACTATGTAAAGAAACTGATGACAAAGGGCCGCTACTCCCTGGATGTGTGGAGCTAA
- the LOC125336241 gene encoding NADPH--cytochrome P450 reductase isoform X1 produces MGEASMDPTISSPDSTTQQDSLFSMMDVFLISLITGLFTYWFFFRKKKEEVPELPKMQSVAAPVRDSSFIEKMKKTGRNIVVFYGSQTGTAEEFANRLSKDAHRYGLRGMAADPEEYDLSDLSRLSEIDKSLAVFCMATYGEGDPTDNAQDFYDWLQEADADLSGLRFAVFGLGNKTYEHFNAMGKYVDKRLEELGAQRIFELGLGDDDGNLEEDFITWREQFWPAVCEHFGVEATGEESSIRQYELVVHTDVNMNKVYTGEMGRLKSYENQKPPFDAKNPFLAQVTENRKLNEGGERHLMHLELDISNSKIRYESGDHVAVYPANDSSLVNQIGEILGTDLDTVMSLNNLDEESNKKHPFPCPTSYRTALTYYLDITNPPRTNVLYELAQYATDASEQERLRKMASSAAEGKALYLSWVVEARRNILAILQDMASLRPPMDHLCELLPRLQARYYSIASSSKVHPNSIHICAVTVEYETKTGRLNKGVATNWLKNKVPDQNGSSSLVPMYVRKSQFRLPFKPSTPVIMIGPGTGIAPFIGFIQERAWLKQQGKEVGETVLYYGCRHEHEDYLYREELARFQKEGVLTQLNVAFSRDQAEKVYVQHLLKKNKENVWKLIDEGMAHIYVCGDARNMARDVQNAFYEIVSEFGNMSQPQAVDYVKKLMTKGRYSLDVWS; encoded by the exons ATGGGGGAAGCCAGCATGGACCCAACCATCTCCTCTCCAGACAGCACTACACAGCAGGACTCTCTCTTCAGCATGATGGATGTGTTCCTCATCTCCCTCATCACCGGCCTTTTTACCTACTGGTTCTTCTTCCgcaagaaaaaggaggaagtgCCTGAGCTCCCCAAAATGCAGTCAGT agcagctccagtgagAGACAGCAGCTTCATcgagaagatgaagaagacg gGCCGAAATATAGTGGTTTTCTACGGTTCCCAGACGGGCACAGCAGAGGAGTTTGCCAATCGCCTCTCCAAAGATGCCCATCGTTATGGCCTCAGGGGCATGGCAGCAGATCCAGAGGAGTATGACCTG TCAGACCTGAGTCGCCTCTCTGAGATTGACAAATCCTTGGCtgtgttctgcatggccacctATGGAGAGGGGGATCCCACGGACAATGCCCAGGATTTCTACGACTGGCTGCAGGAGGCCGATGCCGACCTGTCGGGTCTCCGGTTTGCA GTCTTTGGGCTGGGGAACAAGACTTACGAGCACTTCAATGCCATGGGGAAGTACGTGGACAAGAGACTGGAGGAGCTCGGAGCCCAGCGCATCTTCGAGCTTGGGCTGGGAGATGACGATGGCAA CCTGGAAGAAGACTTCATCACCTGGAGAGAGCAGTTCTGGCCAGCAGTGTGTGAGCACTTCGGGGTGGAGGCTACAGGAGAAgagtccag cATCCGGCAGTACGAGCTGGTGGTGCACACAGATGTGAACATGAACAAAGTCTACACGGGGGAGATGGGCCGGCTCAAGAGCTACGAGAACCAGAAGCC CCCGTTTGATGCCAAGAACCCCTTCCTGGCTCAGGTTACAGAGAACCGCAAGCTGAACGAGGGTGGAGAGCGACACTTGATGCACCTGGAGCTGGATATCTCCAATTCCAAAATCAG gTACGAGTCCGGGGACCATGTGGCCGTGTACCCAGCCAACGACTCCTCCCTGGTGAACCAGATCGGTGAGATCCTGGGCACAGATCTGGACACTGTCATGTCCCTAAACAACTTGGACG AGGAATCCAACAAGAAGCATCCCTTCCCTTGCCCCACATCGTACCGGACAGCCCTGACTTACTACCTGGACATCACCAACCCTCCCCGCACCAACGTCCTGTACGAGCTGGCCCAGTACGCCACAGACGCCAGCGAGCAGGAGCGCCTCCGCAAAATGGCCTCGTCCGCTGCCGAGGGCAAG GCGCTGTACCTCAGCTGGGTGGTGGAGGCCCGCAGGAACATCCTGGCCATCCTGCAGGACATGGCCTCCCTGCGCCCCCCCATGGACCACCTGTGCGAGCTCCTGCCCCGCCTGCAGGCCCGCTACTACTCCATTGCCTCCTCCTCCAAG GTTCATCCCAATTCCATCCACATCTGTGCCGTGACAGTGGAGTATGAGACCAAGACAGGCCGCCTGAACAAAGGGGTGGCCACCAACTGGCTCAAGAACAAGGTGCCTGACCAGAAcgggagcagctccctggtgCCCATGTACGTCCGAAAGTCGCAGTTCCGGCTGCCCTTCAAGCCCAGCACGCCCGTGATCATGATTGGGCCGGGCACTGGCATCGCCCCCTTCATCGGCTTCATCCAGGAGCGGGCCTGGCTGAAGCAGCAAG GCAAAGAGGTGGGTGAGACGGTGCTGTACTATGGCTGCCGCCATGAGCACGAGGACTACCTGTACCGGGAGGAGCTGGCCCGCTTCCAGAAGGAGGGAGTCCTCACCCAGCTCAATGTGGCCTTCTCCAGGGACCAGGCTGAGAAG GTTTACGTCCAGCACTTACTGAAGAAGAACAAGGAAAACGTCTGGAAGCTGATTGATGAGGGAATGGCTCATATCTATGTGTGTGG CGACGCCCGGAACATGGCCCGGGACGTGCAGAATGCCTTCTACGAGATCGTGTCCGAGTTCGGGAACATGAGCCAGCCCCAGGCCGTGGACTATGTAAAGAAACTGATGACAAAGGGCCGCTACTCCCTGGATGTGTGGAGCTAA